The Paramixta manurensis region GATGCACTGCAAAAGGTGCTTACCGTTGATGCGGGAAATACCCAGGCGCTCTATCTGCTGGCGCTTTACGCGCAACAGAGCGGTGATAACGTGGCGGCCACGCAATGGCGCAACCGGCTGCAACAGGTTTCGCCGCAGGACCCGCACTTGGCCGAGTTGGATACCGCCCGGCAGATACAGTCGATACCCCCGGCGCAACTGGCGCTGGCGCGCCGTGAGGCACTGGGCGGTAACATTAGCGCCGCGTTGCAAACCTGGCGCAATACTTTTAGCGGTAGCCAACCGCCGGACAGCGTGGCGGCGGAATATTATCTGACCATGGCGGGCGATCGTGCCTTACTGCCACAGGCTATTGATAATTTACGTCAGTTGGCGGGGCGACATCCGCAGGATACCGGGGCACGCTTGGCGCTGGGTAAAGCGTTAACCTATCAGGACGCAACCCGTCGTGAAGGTTTGCAACTGTTGGATAGCATGGCGAGCAATAATAATGCGGAAGCCAATCGCTCCCTGCGGCAGGCGCTGCTGTGGTTAAGTCCGCAACCGGAAGATGCGCCGCTCTATCAGCGCTACCAACAGCTTCATCCGGATGACCGTGCCGTGGCGGATTATTTTCGCAGCAATGTGGGCGGCGCGGAGAAGGGCCAGGGCTATACCGCGCTCAATCAAGGGGATGTTGCGGGGGCGCAAAGCGCGTTTCAACAGGTATTGCAGGCCAATCCCCAAGATGCCGATGCCTTGGCTGGCATGGGGTATATCGCGCAGCGCAGCGGCAATTACTCCGCAGCGGCAGACTATTTGGAACGTGCGGCGAAACTCGGCGGCACCCAGGGGGCGCAACGCCAACAGCAAGCGGACGATGCGCGCTTTTACGCGCAATTAGCCGATGCGCAGCAGGCGATGAAAGCCGGCGATACTACAAAAGCCCTGGCGCTCAGCGCTCCGCTGGTGACGGCGCAAGGGGAAAAAGGGCAGGCGGCGAAGTTATTCCGCGCCGATATTTTGCGGCGCACCGGGCAGGTGGAACCAGCGGAACAGGCGTTTCGTGACATCTTGCAAAGCGACCCGGATAACCGCAATGCGAAAGAGGGTTTGTACTACCTGCTGCGCCAGCAGAATCGCACCGCAGAGGCCAGCGCACTGTTTTCAGCGCTACCGGCTTCGGTGCAGGCTAGCATGACGCCGCGCCCGGTCAGTACCAGCGAGCCGGTACGTAACCAGGCGCGCCAGGCGCTGGCGGCCGGTAATCCTCAACGGGCGATAGCTATCTTGCAGCAAGGGCTACTCCGTTTTCCGAACGATGGTTGGTTACGGCTTGATCTGGCGCGCATTTATCGCCAGCAGGGCGATACCCTTTCCGCCTCCAATACCGCTCAGCCGCTGATGCGCACTGGCGCTAGCGTTAACGAGCTGTATGCTGGTGCGATCAACGCCAGCGAAAGCGGTGCCTGGCAACAGGCCAGTACGCTATTGGCGCGTATTCCACCGCGTAGCCAAAATGCCGAGATGCGTACCTTAGCGCAGCGTGTGAACTTTAACCTGCAAATGGCGACAGCCGATCAATACTTGGCGCGTGGTCAAAACGCGGCGGCGGCGAATACGCTCAAAGCGCTGGCGGTGAATCCACCGGCTAATCCGGTTGACGCGGGCAAGCTGGCGCAAAATTTGGCGCAAGCGGGCGACCTGAATAGTGCGGTTCAGGTGGTTCATAATAACCTTCAGCGCGGCGTGCAAGGTAACGCCGGGGATTATGCTGCGCAGATGGCGGTGCTTAACCAGGCGGGATTGGGCGATGAAGCGCAACGTTTCCTTAGTGAACCTGAATTGCAGGCGCGTAGTACGCCCACGCAACTGGCGGGGATTCGCAATGGTTATTTAATAAATGAAGTCGATCGCCTACGTGAGCAAAAACAGTATGCCGCCGCTTATGACAAACTGATTGGCGCTTTGCAAAACGATCCGAAAAACCCGGATTTAATGTTTGCGATGGCGCGACTTTACCAGTCCGGCAAAATGAACCAAGAAGCCGGAGTGGTTTACGATTATCTGTTAACACAAGATACACCGACCCAAGATGCCCGCAGCGGCGCGATTGACGTGGCGCTGGCGCAAAATAACGTGGCGAAGGCGCGCACTTTAGCCAACGGTTTGCATGGCGAACAAACGCCGGAGCGCCTGTTGTTGTTGGCACGCGTTTCCGAAGCGGAAGGGAACCATAGCGAAGCGCTCAGCTACCTCCGCACCGCACGCGGTAAGATGATTGGTCTGCAGGGTGCGGAAACCGGCAGCGTACCGGATATTGGCGGGCTGGCATTAGCTGATAATCCGTTTATTAATCGCGGTACGCCTTCTGTGCGCCGCTCACCGTCCAGCTACGGCAGCGTTATGCCATGGCAGCAGGCGCCGAATGGCGCAGAGTATCGCGATGCTGACCCGGCAAGCGGCGATCTGGCCGCGAACCCTACGGCGCAACAGAGCCGCACGCTGCACCAAATCGATACTATGATGGATGATTTGGAACAACGTACCGGTACGTGGGTACAGGCTGGCGTACAAATCCGTGGACGTGACGGAGAATCCGGTCTGAGTAAACTGACCGAGGCAAAAGCGCCTTTAACCTGGTCGAGCGTGCCTTTTGGCGATTCGCGTTTTGAATTCACGATTACGCCAGTTGCGCTCAGCGCGGGGAGTGCGGGCGGCGATGCCGATCGCCGGTTTGGTACCGGCGCGTTATCGCAAGCAGTGAATGCGGCGGTACAGACGCTGAAAAATGAAAAGGCACTGAATAACGGCAAGGCCTATACCTTTAATGACCTTAACCCACTGACCACGCGTGGCTTACAGAAATTGCAAAGCTTGCAGGGTACGCTTGCATCGGCCACCAATAAAGCCAATCTTGATGAGACGCCCGCCAGCTCCTCTGGCGCGCAAAATGGCAATGGCGTTGAGCTAAAACTGGCGTTAAGCAGCGATAAGTACAAGATCGATCTTGGCAGTACGCCGTTGGGGCAGGATCTGACTACCCTGGTCGGCGGCATCCAATGGTCGCCGAAGCTAACCGATTATTTAACGCTGGTGCTAACCGGTGAACGACGCGCGGTTACCGACAGCCTCTTGTCATATGTGGGCGTCAAAGATGGGCTGTCGGGTAAAAGTTGGGGCCGGGTAACCAAAAACGGCGGCAATGCGCTGCTGAGCTATGATAACGGCGATGCGGGTTTTTACGCTGGCGTAGGCGCTTATAGCTACTTGGGGGAAAACGTTGCCAGCAATACCAGCGTCAACGCCAATGCGGGCGCGTATCTACGCCCCTTCCACTTTGATGATCGTGAACTGAAAACCGGCATCAACATTGGTTGGATGGATTTCTCTAAAAACCTCAGTTACTACAGCTTCGGTCAGGGCGGTTATTTCAGCCCGCAGAACTACGTCAGCGTCTCCTTCCCGGTGGAGTTTACGCAAAAATATGATGATCTCAATATGCGCATCGGCGGCTCAGTCGGCTATCAGTCGTATTCGCAGGATCGCAGCGCTTACTTCCCGAACGATCCGGATTTCCAAAATATACTAGAGCAGGCGGTGGCGAACGGTTCGGCGAAAGAGGCGTTCTATTCCGGCGGCAGTAAAAACGGTATTGGCTATAATCTCCATGCGGGAGCCGATTATAAAGTGAATAAAGATGTCACCATCGGCGGTCAATTGGGGTACGACACCTTTGGCGACTATAACGAAAGCACTGCCCAGCTTTGGTTCCGCTATATGCTCGGAGATAAATAAGCATGAATGCACAACAACACGCGTATCAACCGGGATGGTTTGATCTTTTCAGTATTATGGTGAGCGGTATGCTGGAGAACGCGGGCGAGGAAGAGAGCCATGCGTTTCTGCGCCAGACCGGAGATGATCTGGCTGCCCGCTATCCATTGGCGGAAGCCCGTACCGTGCAGGATTTAGAGACGCAGATAAACCTCGCGCTGGCACGCTTTAACTGGGGGTTTGTCGAGATACAACCGCAAGAGAATGCCTTAACGCTGCTGCATATGGCGCTACCGGAAGGGCGCGATGAACTGGCGCCCGCACTGTGGCGCAGAGCATTGGGGGCGGTATTCAGTGGCTTATACGCCCGCTGGTTGCGCGATCAGGGCGGCCATGCGCAGGTGCCGCTGAGTTGTGATGCCGAGGCGGATGCGTCATTGCTGTTATTCCGTTATCAAAAAGGTCTTTAAGTGAAGAGATTACCGCCCTTGTTGCGTAAAGGAATACTGTTACTGATGCTGATTCTGTGTAGCGCGCAGGCCGCCGCCAGCGATGGCTGGAATCGGTATAAAGCGACCTTTCTGTCTGGCGATGGTCGTATTGTTGATACCGGCAATAACAATGTTAGCCATACGGAAGGACAGGGTTATGCCATGTTGTTGGCGGTGCATTATGATGATCGCGACAGTTTTGCACGTCTGTGGAAATGGACCTCGACGCATTTAAGTAACCCGCAAAATGGGCTGTTTTACTGGCGCTACGACCCGGCGGCGGCGAATCCGGTCGCGGATAAGAATAACGCCGCCGATGGCGATGTGTTAATTGCCTGGGCGCTGCAACGCGCCGGTGAAAAGTGGAATAATGCCGACTATCTGGCGCAATCAGATAAGCTTCAGCGCGCCATTGTCGCGCAGGATGTGGTGACGTATGCCGGTCATACGCTGATGCTGCCCGGCGCGCAGGGGTTCAATAAAACCAGCTATGTGATCCTTAATCCTTCCTATTTTATCTTCCCGGCGTGGCGTGACTTTGCCCGTCGTAGCCATTTGAAAGTTTGGAATCAATTGATTGATGACGGGCTGGATGTTCTGGGAGAGATGCAGTTCGGCGCCAGCCAATTACCGTTGGATTGGGTGGCCATGAATGCCGATGGCAGCATGGCGCCTGCCACCGCCTGGCCGCCGCGCTTTAGCTATGATGCGGTGCGGGTTCCGCTCTATGTGTGGTGGTACGATGCGCAAAGTCTGCGTCTCACGCCGTTCCAGCGTTTTTGGGGCAATTTTTCACGTTTACGTACACCAGCCTGGATTGATGTGATCGCAAACGAAAGCGCGCCCTACAATATGGACGGCGGGCTACTTGCTATCCGTGATTTAACCCTCGGCGATACCGGTAATCTGACAGAATCGCTTTCTGAGCGGCAGGACTACTACTCCGCAAGTTTGCAATTGATCGTCTGGATGGCCTGGCAAGAACGTTAACGGATGCGGCGTGTCGCGCCGCGCTTTCTATAAAGCTCGCTTCCTTTCCACACATTTCGCCTACGCTTATCATCGGTACCTCTGCGGCCGGAATGATGACGGGGATTACTCTGATTAAAAAGCATTGCCTATAGGATATACTGAGAGCCGTTTTGGCTCCCTTATTGAGTTTTCCAGGACTCTGGAGAAGCGTTTTGCGCGTTAGTCGGTCACTTACGATCAAGCAGATGGCGACGGTTTCGGGCGTTGCGGTAATTACCATCTGTATTTTTATCGTTATACAGCTTTTTCATTTTGTGCAGCAGCGCAGGATTGATTACGCCCGGCAGATGGAGAATATTGCGCATACCGTGCGTCAGCCTCTCTCTGAAGCGGTGCTCAAGGCAGATATTCCGCAAGCCGAGCGTATTTTGAATACGCTAAAACCTGCCGGGATCTTAACCCGTGCCGATGTAATGTTGCCCAATGCATTTCAGGCTTTGCACACCAATTTTGAGCCGGAAAAACCGGTGCCGCGTTTGATTGCGCGCTTATTTGAATTGCCGGTGCAAATTACCGTACCGTTGTACTCGGTGGAGAGTAGCGCATCGCCTAAACCGCTGGCTTATTTAGTGCTACAGGCCGATTCCTGGCGCGTATATCAATTTATTCTCAGCACCATCTCTACCATGGTGACCACCTACCTACTATTAGCGCTGATTTTATCGGTGGCGATTAGTTGGTGTATAAACCGGCTGGTCATCCATCCGCTACGCGATATTTCCACCGAACTGCAAGCGTTGCCGCCGCAGGATATTCTGACGCATCAGCTGGCAATGCCGCCGCTGCACCACGACGATGAAATCGGCATGCTGATACGCAGCTATAACCGTAATCAGCAGGTGCTGGAGTCGGTGCATGATGAAATGACGCGCCTGACCACCCATTTTGCGCTGACGGATTTACCTAATCGTACCCTGTTTCTGGCCTTGCTGGAGCAGCACCTTAGCGCGGTTGAGCATGACAGCGCGTTCGCCGTGATGCTGGTGCGTATTGAAACGCTACAGGAAGCTAATGGGGTATTGAGCGATGAGCAGCGTGACATTTTGATGTTAACACTGGCGGAAAAAATCCGCAGCGCGCTGGTTGATCGCACCGTACTGGCTCAATTGGGTATCAGTGATTTTGTGTTGCTGGTGAAAAAAGCGAAACATCCCTGGCGGGCGATGCGCCTGGCGCGCGATCTCATGGCGCGCTTGAACCAGCCGGTGACGCTGCAGCAAATACAACTGCGGCCTAATGTCAGTATCGGTATCGCCCAGCGTGATGCCGCTCGCTTAAGCGCCAACGAACTGCTGAGCCGTGCAACATCGGCTATGATGTCGGCACGCCACCAGGGGAAGAACCAAATTCTGTTTTTCGACCCGGTGCTGACCGAACGCGCGCAAAAGCGTTTAACGCAAGAGCATGACATTTTACAGGGGCTGGAAGAGGAGCAGTTTGCGTTATTCCTTCAGCCGCAAATTGATATGAATAGCGGCGCGTTGGTCGGAGCGGAGGCGCTATTGCGTATGCGTCAGCCCGATGGTCGCTACTGTTTACCCGAGGATTTTATCGCCAACGCCGAAGAGATGGGGGTCATTGGCAGTATTGGCCGCTGGGTTTTTGCCGAGTCTTGCCGTGTGTTAGCCGGATGGCAAAAGCGGGGGATTACTATTCCGCTCAGCGTCAATATTTCGGCGATGCAACTCCGCGACCCGGCGGCGGTGACGCGTCTACGCGACTTATTGTTACATCATCGCATCGCGCCGGGCAGCCTGACGCTGGAGTTAACCGAAACCGCCAGAGTCGGTGATGCCGAGCAGACCATGGCTTGGTTACGCGAATTACAGCAAGCGGGCGTCTCGGTGGCGTTGGATGATTTTGGTATGGGTTACTCAAATCTCAATTACTTGCATACATTCAAATCGTTACCGATCAATAAGCTGAAGATGGATCGTAGCTTCGTCGCGGCGCTACCGCATGACGACACCATGGTAAAAATAATCGCCGCCATTGCGGAGATTATCGGTTTGGATGTGATTGCCGAAGGGGTAGAAAATGCCGAGCAGCGTGACTGGTTGCTGGCGCGTGGCATTACCATCGGGCAAGGTTATTTGTTTGATGAAGCGTTGTCGTTAGCCGCTTTTGAGAAGTGGTTACCGCCGCTTTCAACGCAATCCTGATCGCGGGCCGGCTTCGTTGCGGCGCGCCCAAGGTTGCCACGCGCATTGTTAGCTGAAGCGGTTCAGTTCATAAAAAACGATTATGAATGCGTCGACTTATGTCAAAATATATCAATCCTGTTAATGCGGTGTTATTTTCGCGCTGTCGTTTGATTATAACTACAGCGATACAAATCGAACCCATGCCGTTAACGGATCCGCTTGTATGAAAACTTCTCTGTTCAAAAGCCTCTATTTCCAAGTGTTAACAGCTATTGCCATCGGGATCCTGCTTGGCCACTTCTATCCGGAGTTGGGCGCGCAGATGAAACCCCTGGGCGATGCCTTTGTAAAACTGATCAAAATGATCATCGCACCGGTTATTTTTTGCACCGTGGTCACCGGCATTGCCGGTATGGAGAGCATGAAAGCCGTGGGGCGCACCGGCGCGGTTGCGCTGCTCTATTTTGAGATTGTCAGCACCATTGCCCTGATTATCGGGCTGATTGTGGTCAACGTATTACAACCCGGCGCCGGGATGAATGTCGACCCTTCGACGCTGGATGCCAAAGCGGTTGCGGTGTATGCCGAACAGGCTCAGCATCAGGGCGTGATTCCATTCTTGTTAGATATTATTCCCGACAGCATCATCGGCGCTTTCGCCAGTGGCAATATTTTACAGGTTTTGCTGTTTGCCATTCTGTTTGGCTTTGCCCTGCATCATTTGGGCGATAAAGGCACCCTGATGTTCAATGTCATCGAGAACTTCTCGAAGGTGATTTTTGGCATCATCAATATGATTATGCGTTTGGCGCCGCTTGGCGCGTTTGGCGCGATGGCATTCACGATTGGTAAATATGGCGTGGGATCGCTGGTGCAACTGGGCCAATTGATTCTCTGTTTCTACATCACCTGTATTTTGTTTGTGGTGATTGTGCTGGGCGTTATCGCACGTTATACCGGTTTTAATATCTTTAAATTCATTAGCTACATTAAAGAAGAGCTGCTGATCGTATTAGGAACCTCGTCTTCAGAATCCGCCTTACCGCGGATGCTGGATAAAATGGAAAAACTGGGTTGTAAGAAGTCAGTGGTCGGCTTGGTTATCCCGACCGGTTATTCTTTTAATCTTGATGGCACCTC contains the following coding sequences:
- a CDS encoding cellulose biosynthesis protein BcsC gives rise to the protein MRIKNVAARMQQTLLFSGLVAVGAFAPQAFAAEANPALQALFDQAEYWHQKAHDELARDALQKVLTVDAGNTQALYLLALYAQQSGDNVAATQWRNRLQQVSPQDPHLAELDTARQIQSIPPAQLALARREALGGNISAALQTWRNTFSGSQPPDSVAAEYYLTMAGDRALLPQAIDNLRQLAGRHPQDTGARLALGKALTYQDATRREGLQLLDSMASNNNAEANRSLRQALLWLSPQPEDAPLYQRYQQLHPDDRAVADYFRSNVGGAEKGQGYTALNQGDVAGAQSAFQQVLQANPQDADALAGMGYIAQRSGNYSAAADYLERAAKLGGTQGAQRQQQADDARFYAQLADAQQAMKAGDTTKALALSAPLVTAQGEKGQAAKLFRADILRRTGQVEPAEQAFRDILQSDPDNRNAKEGLYYLLRQQNRTAEASALFSALPASVQASMTPRPVSTSEPVRNQARQALAAGNPQRAIAILQQGLLRFPNDGWLRLDLARIYRQQGDTLSASNTAQPLMRTGASVNELYAGAINASESGAWQQASTLLARIPPRSQNAEMRTLAQRVNFNLQMATADQYLARGQNAAAANTLKALAVNPPANPVDAGKLAQNLAQAGDLNSAVQVVHNNLQRGVQGNAGDYAAQMAVLNQAGLGDEAQRFLSEPELQARSTPTQLAGIRNGYLINEVDRLREQKQYAAAYDKLIGALQNDPKNPDLMFAMARLYQSGKMNQEAGVVYDYLLTQDTPTQDARSGAIDVALAQNNVAKARTLANGLHGEQTPERLLLLARVSEAEGNHSEALSYLRTARGKMIGLQGAETGSVPDIGGLALADNPFINRGTPSVRRSPSSYGSVMPWQQAPNGAEYRDADPASGDLAANPTAQQSRTLHQIDTMMDDLEQRTGTWVQAGVQIRGRDGESGLSKLTEAKAPLTWSSVPFGDSRFEFTITPVALSAGSAGGDADRRFGTGALSQAVNAAVQTLKNEKALNNGKAYTFNDLNPLTTRGLQKLQSLQGTLASATNKANLDETPASSSGAQNGNGVELKLALSSDKYKIDLGSTPLGQDLTTLVGGIQWSPKLTDYLTLVLTGERRAVTDSLLSYVGVKDGLSGKSWGRVTKNGGNALLSYDNGDAGFYAGVGAYSYLGENVASNTSVNANAGAYLRPFHFDDRELKTGINIGWMDFSKNLSYYSFGQGGYFSPQNYVSVSFPVEFTQKYDDLNMRIGGSVGYQSYSQDRSAYFPNDPDFQNILEQAVANGSAKEAFYSGGSKNGIGYNLHAGADYKVNKDVTIGGQLGYDTFGDYNESTAQLWFRYMLGDK
- the bcsD gene encoding cellulose biosynthesis protein BcsD, which produces MNAQQHAYQPGWFDLFSIMVSGMLENAGEEESHAFLRQTGDDLAARYPLAEARTVQDLETQINLALARFNWGFVEIQPQENALTLLHMALPEGRDELAPALWRRALGAVFSGLYARWLRDQGGHAQVPLSCDAEADASLLLFRYQKGL
- a CDS encoding glycosyl hydrolase family 8, encoding MLILCSAQAAASDGWNRYKATFLSGDGRIVDTGNNNVSHTEGQGYAMLLAVHYDDRDSFARLWKWTSTHLSNPQNGLFYWRYDPAAANPVADKNNAADGDVLIAWALQRAGEKWNNADYLAQSDKLQRAIVAQDVVTYAGHTLMLPGAQGFNKTSYVILNPSYFIFPAWRDFARRSHLKVWNQLIDDGLDVLGEMQFGASQLPLDWVAMNADGSMAPATAWPPRFSYDAVRVPLYVWWYDAQSLRLTPFQRFWGNFSRLRTPAWIDVIANESAPYNMDGGLLAIRDLTLGDTGNLTESLSERQDYYSASLQLIVWMAWQER
- the hmsP gene encoding biofilm formation regulator HmsP — protein: MRVSRSLTIKQMATVSGVAVITICIFIVIQLFHFVQQRRIDYARQMENIAHTVRQPLSEAVLKADIPQAERILNTLKPAGILTRADVMLPNAFQALHTNFEPEKPVPRLIARLFELPVQITVPLYSVESSASPKPLAYLVLQADSWRVYQFILSTISTMVTTYLLLALILSVAISWCINRLVIHPLRDISTELQALPPQDILTHQLAMPPLHHDDEIGMLIRSYNRNQQVLESVHDEMTRLTTHFALTDLPNRTLFLALLEQHLSAVEHDSAFAVMLVRIETLQEANGVLSDEQRDILMLTLAEKIRSALVDRTVLAQLGISDFVLLVKKAKHPWRAMRLARDLMARLNQPVTLQQIQLRPNVSIGIAQRDAARLSANELLSRATSAMMSARHQGKNQILFFDPVLTERAQKRLTQEHDILQGLEEEQFALFLQPQIDMNSGALVGAEALLRMRQPDGRYCLPEDFIANAEEMGVIGSIGRWVFAESCRVLAGWQKRGITIPLSVNISAMQLRDPAAVTRLRDLLLHHRIAPGSLTLELTETARVGDAEQTMAWLRELQQAGVSVALDDFGMGYSNLNYLHTFKSLPINKLKMDRSFVAALPHDDTMVKIIAAIAEIIGLDVIAEGVENAEQRDWLLARGITIGQGYLFDEALSLAAFEKWLPPLSTQS
- a CDS encoding dicarboxylate/amino acid:cation symporter, translating into MKTSLFKSLYFQVLTAIAIGILLGHFYPELGAQMKPLGDAFVKLIKMIIAPVIFCTVVTGIAGMESMKAVGRTGAVALLYFEIVSTIALIIGLIVVNVLQPGAGMNVDPSTLDAKAVAVYAEQAQHQGVIPFLLDIIPDSIIGAFASGNILQVLLFAILFGFALHHLGDKGTLMFNVIENFSKVIFGIINMIMRLAPLGAFGAMAFTIGKYGVGSLVQLGQLILCFYITCILFVVIVLGVIARYTGFNIFKFISYIKEELLIVLGTSSSESALPRMLDKMEKLGCKKSVVGLVIPTGYSFNLDGTSIYLTMAAVFIAQATNSHMDILHQVTLLVVLLLSSKGAAGVTGSGFIVLAATLSAVGHLPVAGLALILGIDRFMSEARALTNLVGNGVATVFVAKWVGQLDETQLKETLSSAKKSKKVSETSL